Part of the Antechinus flavipes isolate AdamAnt ecotype Samford, QLD, Australia chromosome 2, AdamAnt_v2, whole genome shotgun sequence genome is shown below.
CATCGTCAATCCCCTTCTTCTCTttgattctctcttctcttcatgATACTGCTCTCTCCTGTTTcacctcatttctttctctgacttttttGCTGGATCTTCCTCCAAGTCATTACTTCCTTGCTTTTCCTTGAATTCAACATTTCATCTcccaactctgggcattttcatttaGTTTCCTTTGAGTCTCAACTGAAGTTCCATCTTCTGCAATAAGTCCAGTCTTCTAAGGAGGACTTAGTGCCTCTCTTTCGTTGATTATAtccagtttatatatatatgaaataaataaatatatatatatatatatatatatatatatatatatatatatataatttccagtTTGTCCTTCATTCgtttgtctatttatttattcatttgctcgtttctatttctctctccgtgtgtgtctctctttttgtccttctctctctgtgtctatctcttgCTGTCTCTTTTTCCTGTGCGGagggcttggcacataataggagctttaataaatgcttgttaacttgactGGAGATTACAAGGAGTATGTGACAAGTGCATTGTAGGCAATGACACAGTAGAGTAACACTTGGAATGTCAGACACTGGGATGTGTCACCTAGTGACAGCCATAGTTCAGATTCTGAGTCACTTCCTCCTCCCCGCAGGAAGATGACTGATGACGTGTTTAAGTGCCACAGAACCCACTTCTGGGTAGGTACTCCCGAGCAGTCAAGGCGAGCGCGGCGAGAGCGGCCGCCGCGCGGGAGCGCCTCTATCCGTGGAGCAAAGGCTGCGCAGTGCACTCTGGGAAAGTGGTTGTCAGGCAAGCTGGGTCTAGGTTTGGTAGTGTTTGGGAGCATGATGGTTGGGGGTGAAGGGACTTCAGCTGCAGTGGAGGAGCTGGTAAAAGGAACAAGGCAAGTGGCCGAGTTCGTCGAGCAGTTCCGGGCTTACTCAGAGAGCGAGAAGCACTGGAAGGCCCGCATGGAGTTCATCCTGCGCCACTTGCCAAATTACCAGGACCAGCCTGAAGGCGGCCGCCGCCTGGACCAGCTGCTGGCGCTGTCCATGGTGTGGGCCAACCATCTCTTCCTGGGTTGCAGGTGCCGACCCCTGCCCCTAATCTCCACCCCCTTTAACCCCTATCCGGTTCTTACCTCTAACCCCAGGACTACTAGACCGATCCTGTCTTCTGACACTCCCATCCCTTAGTCTGGTAAGTGGGCCCACTTCCCCAAGACTAACCTCTGAAGTCCCCTTTGCCTCCTCATTCCTTACTTTGTTCTCTAAGCCCACCTTCCCAAGCCCATTCCTTGACCCTTAAGTCTATTGGACAATCCTTGGCTATAAGTAAGGGAGGGGTAATTAATTCATAACATCCCCTGCCCTCATCCATCAGTGCACTGAGGCTGGACCTAGAACTCCTCTTAATTCCCTAAATCTGTCCCACACATTTTCAACTTTGACTGTTGGAGTAGGTTCATGTGAGTCAGATCCCCTAACCCTTTGGGTCTAGTTCCATCCCTCCACACCAACCCTATGATATTAGACTTTTCTCTTTCTGATATCTAACTTGCTAAGCTTCTTGGcttcttctgtttcttgcttGGGGCCTTTTCTACTAATGACCCCCTTTTTGTGTACCCATTCCAATagcatttccctttccctttgaagaagattttctctctctcctacctcTCCTTATTCATTGTGATATGAAAAGTATCCTGCATTGGAAGTCGAGACTTgagtcttatttcttttccttccaataATTTGCTATATTATCTTAGATgggactctctctctctgagcCCTATAtgacttatttgtaaaatgaaggatttaagCCACATAAAGgctttttaactgtttttttgtgtcatggacccatCTGAAAGTCTGGTGAAGCTTGCCTGATCACACAACTTTTCCTAACGCAAGCCATTATCTTGTATTTTTAGACTTAGAAAGTGTACGAAGTTACAGTGGGCCACAGGGGCATTGTTAATGTAGAGATGAGAAGAATTTGAAGATTTTTTACATCAGGGCTGTAGGATGTACACATCCTCTCCGTGTCCCTGATGAGAACCTTTGTAAGAGCAGAGACTGTCACTTCTATCAAGTAGTAATCAGTGTTCAACAAGGAAAAATGTCAGTTTCCAAAGCCCATCATTTGTAAGCCttgaaaaaataatcttttagtttTAATATCACTTACAAATGTAAAGTACACTTTATATAGTTAAATTCTGATACATCtccttattcatatcttttatatcttCCTCTGACTACCTTAAAGCATAATGAACAGTTTCTTAAGTGAAATATGTTCATGCTACTAGAATAGTTAATATGTTAGCCCTACAATATCAAGGCAATCCACTGAGAGTTTTACAGTCTGGAATATTACAGTTTCATATTAATATACAACTACAAGTGACTCTTCATTCCAAGCAATTTACCTTACTTTTTATTGTACAGTTACAACAAAGAACTTTTAGACAAGGTAATAGAAATGGCTAATGGGATTGAAGTGGAAGATCTGCCCCGTTTTAAAACCAGaggtgaattaatgaaaaaggtaaatataGCATATTTCAATATTCAGTCTGAGTGATGATGTCGAATTTAACTGTTCAGGCCATTGATATTTAGAATTGCTTTTACATATGTAAATGTTTTAGAAAGGAagtcttccctctcccttctccctctttcccttctcttttttgttccctccatttttttctcccttctcttttctgtttctttctctctttatttttgtctcttatctctcatttttaataCTCCTGATTACTACCCAGAAGGACTAATCCTTGGATTCTTATTTCCCTGCCACTGGCATAAACCTTTTCCTACTAGATCCAAGAAATGGAGCAGAGGACCAATACACTATGCTTTGGAGGCTAACAAGCAAATAATACCTGTTTTGTTCAAGAACGTTTTACTTTgaatctttggatttatttaGTTAAGTAAATGTTAGCTAAAATggtagaaataatataagaaaccCTTCATTTAACATCTTTTCTAACTTGTAGGTGAGAATATAGATGCAGGGTAATATACAAAGTTGCACATATGTATGCAGGCTGAATATTTCAGTGCTCATTTGATCAGAATCAGAAGTATTCACAGAAATTGGCACAGAGTCATATCAGTCCTTCCTCATAAATGAGCCTCACaaacaaaggaaggaaacttCTCAACTAATACACAGCCTACATCCATGACCCTCATTAAGTTAAAATGGTTGGGATAGCTAGGAAGAAAGTAGACCCACAAAGAATGCTTGCCAAGTGAGTGGGTAGGAAACCAAGCATAGCAATAGCCCCCTCAGAGGGGGCTGAGAACATAAGGAAAACTTCATACTTTATTTGCATTAGCTTTCAGGAAATCTGttaaaacagtttttattttaaagatgtccTTTTGTTTCTGTATCACTTTATATGTCATATACCCTTCACCCCTCTCACTTCTGGAGAATCATCCCttacaacaaaaaatttaaaaagaggaaaaaggtgcAGCAagttggtgcagtgaatagagcaccagccctgaagtcaggaggacctgagttcaaatctgatctcagacacttaacacttcttagctgtgtgaccctgggcaagtcacttaatcccaattacctcagcaaaaaaaaaaaggaaaaaagcacagTTCAACAACACATTGAAGAAAACTGATACATGCAATGTTCACAGATATAATTCCTTCCTCAAAGAACGTAAAAGATTatcttcttatatctcttttttgGTATTTCTATTCCTAATCTGAATATTTCATTGATTTggagattttcattttattcttataaatagaTCAAATGGGATAAACAGGAAGTATACATTTTAAGACAgattttagtatattattttaaaatgtcagcaATTCACATTGCAAAGTTTCCTAGTCAGATTACTTGCAACATCCCCAACACTGGTGGTGTTCCCTGGAGCACAATCAGTTCCATTATTCTCATATGTTTGCCAGTTGTTTGATGTTTACATGGAAcattaaggaaatttaaaaatattttgcttgttCACATCTTGCTTGTTTCCTCCCTTGATTCTTTATCATAAGCATATTTACTTTTAAAGTTCCATAAACTTGTATTGAATCCTCTGTATGCAATTAAAGCACTCTGCTAGTTATTTTAACATACCCTTTCTTGGCACTCTCTGTGATTCATATTCTATACCACATTTCTCTGTTTTGTGAAACTAGGATAACTCATAATCTTTGAAGGTATATCACCAGGGTGCAGATAACCTGGGTACTTTAGGGAATTATCTTTTGATAACTTGATAAGTATAGTATGAAACTCCAGTGAAGGGGAATGGTTCCAAAGATTATGTGTACATCAATTTCCTtcaaagaaaactttcttttcttagtaacaaaatttaattttaactctttaatgctatttaaaatgaaactcagctgattttgaaaataagataGATGGAAAAGGATGTCTTGTCAGTTGTCAAAATTGTTCTAGATATAGACATCCTGGGAAAGGATCACTTTTTGTTCTACTAAAAGGCTTTGACTATATTCTAATCTGCCTACTACTAACTGTAAATAATTTCTTAAGTGCCCACTAGAAAAAGTGATGCTGAGAGTAGGGAATTTAGCAAGAGGAAACTGTGTTTTGTTACTATGCCTGTGTATAATAGAGGAGGCAGGCAAATGTTTGGAACAACTCCTGCcccagggaaaaaagaaatctggttTAGAGCCATCTTAGTAAaaagtctcttcttcctctcaaaattgATGATAAACTCTAAAATTAGAGAGATTGGGATTTAAATCAGGCTTACAACTGGGTACAGAATGCCTTTAAGTCTCTTGGTATTTTACAACCAGATGGAGAAAAGGACtctttaaataagaatttttagaAACTGTCATTCATGTTGCACAGCTTTGAAAGAATGAATTTTCTTGGAATGAATATACCTTATTTTTCACCCACCATAACAAACATAAACCACTGATAACTTGGATGGCTGGAATTTGTCAAATGGTTATATGTTTATATGGCATTTCTAGTGGGAAAAAGGGGATAAAATGACATAAGAAACATTCAGCagacaattttaatttattaattaagacAGTCATTCTAAGCCCAATGTTCTAGGCTTTTCTTAGTAGCCAGCATATTCCTGGCCAATACTTTAGTAAATAAGGTATGCCCAGAGCTATTTTAGAGGAAGGTTGCTATTTCTTTGACATTTATAGTTAACTTTCCaaggtaatattattattgtaaagaaacatatatttaataaaggataaaaagataCTATTATCTCAGAAGTTGTTTTTCAAgttaactattttatttatttttcctgaaactttgaaatcaaaggagagaatagCTTTATGGAATATGACTAACAACTTTAAAGCAAAAATGGACAAGAAGTTAAAAAATAAGttgcttacattttaaaatgtttcagtgGAAGCAATGAAACACAAAGCTAAGTCTCTACATAGTTAAATACATCTACTTTGGCTGAAGCATTCTAGGTACTGAGATGAGAGTTGAGGATCAAGTAAATGTTTGGAAATTCAGCTGACTGTGCTAATCTGTAGAGAATCATACACTACTGAAAGCAAATATATAGATGAGCTGTCCAAGTGGATGGGTCTCCTGGATCAATTTCTTTCCCATTATTACCTTTATGGAGTAAAAAGCAAAGAAGTGGGAAGCATCAAATTCTGATCCACTGCAACATTGCATTATGTGAGATATAATTCAGTCTGTGTTGAATGTCTGTATGACCCATGAAACTGTCCTTTTTGATTAAGTTGACAACATTTAAGATCATAGGATCCTTAATCTAGACTCTAAGGAACCTTATATGTCATCTAgtttaattccttctttttataggtgagaaaaccaAGTTCTGGAGAGGTTAATTCATTTGCTCAGTGGCAGATCTCTTCTTCTTGAACATAGTTATAGTGGGTTTTAGTTGTTTAGAAAATGGTTTTAAAAGTCTGAATCCTTAccttatttacatatattttaaattaaagtagTTAACAAACCTTAAAGGATTCTTATTGTaatctattaatattattattcatttgccATGACAGAATCCTGTCAGAAATTTAAGATAACTGATCCCACAGTTTTGAGGGTCACTGGATTAAACTTCTTTACCTTCTACAGATGTGGGGAGATTTTAGCTTAATTTCATCCAGTTTGCAGTAAAGTTCCAAAGCATGCCTCCAAACAATTTAAAATACCTTTACCAGTTGTAATTCAAAATTCTACAAATggaatataacatttaaaaaactcTGCATGTCAGGTCTCCCAGTCTCTATGTAATTATGTATTTTGagtgtcagtcaataaacattaagtatctacctatgtgctaggcactgtgctaagtactggaatATTTTTGAgtgtttctttattttcttctccctttctcctttatttctcttatgTCTCTGTAGATTAAAAATGTCTTtgtcatattaaaattttttaatttatttaaaaatgttttattgatactttttgtctttatattcgtCATTTCACTCCTTCTTTTATAGATGGAAATTTcccttgaaaaagagaaaaacaattaaataaattatccTGTAAAATGACCTTTTCTGTATACAGCTTatcctacacacatacacacccacacaaacacacacacacacacacacacaacaaaggaggaaaagtttcattatctgttctcAAGGATCcgaaataaa
Proteins encoded:
- the CDKN2AIPNL gene encoding CDKN2AIP N-terminal-like protein isoform X1, whose translation is MMVGGEGTSAAVEELVKGTRQVAEFVEQFRAYSESEKHWKARMEFILRHLPNYQDQPEGGRRLDQLLALSMVWANHLFLGCRCRPLPLISTPFNPYPVLTSNPRTTRPILSSDTPIP
- the CDKN2AIPNL gene encoding CDKN2AIP N-terminal-like protein isoform X2, whose amino-acid sequence is MMVGGEGTSAAVEELVKGTRQVAEFVEQFRAYSESEKHWKARMEFILRHLPNYQDQPEGGRRLDQLLALSMVWANHLFLGCSYNKELLDKVIEMANGIEVEDLPRFKTRGELMKKVNIAYFNIQSE